The Niastella koreensis GR20-10 genome includes a window with the following:
- a CDS encoding nitrilase-related carbon-nitrogen hydrolase, producing the protein MSRIIKSGLIQMSLPKTEGEGTIEEIKEAMVQKHIPYIERAGEQGVQILCLQEIFNTPYFCPGQDRAWYESAETVPGPTTERMAAYAKKYNMVMIVPVYEKEQAGVLYNTAAVIDADGTYLGKYRKNHIPHTSGFWEKFFFKPGNLGYPVFQTRYAKVGVYICYDRHFPDGARVLGLNGAEIVYNPSATVAGLSQYLWKLEQPAHAAANGYFMGCINRVGQEKPWNLGKFYGSSYFVDPRGQIFALASEDKDELLVAEFDLDMIEEVRSIWQFYRDRRPETYGKLVEL; encoded by the coding sequence ATGTCAAGAATAATCAAATCGGGTTTAATACAAATGAGTTTGCCGAAAACAGAAGGGGAGGGAACTATTGAGGAGATCAAGGAGGCGATGGTGCAAAAGCATATTCCATATATAGAGCGCGCCGGGGAACAGGGCGTGCAGATACTTTGCTTACAGGAGATCTTTAATACGCCGTATTTCTGTCCGGGCCAGGACAGGGCCTGGTATGAATCGGCGGAGACGGTGCCGGGACCAACCACAGAACGCATGGCAGCCTATGCTAAAAAATATAACATGGTGATGATTGTGCCGGTGTATGAAAAAGAACAGGCTGGCGTATTGTATAACACCGCAGCAGTGATAGATGCAGATGGAACGTACCTGGGTAAATATCGCAAGAACCATATTCCACATACGTCCGGGTTTTGGGAAAAGTTCTTTTTTAAGCCAGGTAATCTGGGCTACCCGGTATTTCAAACGCGCTATGCAAAAGTGGGTGTGTATATCTGTTATGACCGGCATTTTCCCGATGGAGCACGTGTGCTGGGGTTAAATGGTGCAGAGATCGTTTATAATCCATCCGCTACGGTTGCCGGGCTATCGCAATACCTGTGGAAACTGGAACAACCGGCGCATGCGGCTGCCAATGGCTATTTCATGGGTTGTATAAACCGCGTGGGACAGGAAAAGCCCTGGAACCTGGGTAAGTTTTATGGTTCCTCCTATTTTGTTGATCCACGCGGACAAATATTTGCACTGGCATCAGAAGATAAAGATGAATTGCTGGTAGCGGAGTTTGACCTGGATATGATAGAAGAAGTGCGAAGCATCTGGCAATTTTACAGAGACAGGCGGCCGGAGACGTATGGGAAATTAGTAGAACTGTAG
- a CDS encoding CoA-acylating methylmalonate-semialdehyde dehydrogenase has protein sequence MKYLPVQNYINGQFVNASTDQTLPVISPLDGTLLSTVPLSAPKDLDAAVRAAKIVFPAWSHTPIKERVQVLFRYRHLLETHIKELAALVSEENGKTIGEAIAEIEKCIELTEFATSLPQLVTGEVLEVSKGVECRTEHVPLGVVASIVPFNFPSMVPNWTIPNAIALGNCMIIKPSEKVPLSVGKLAQLLKEAGLPDGVFNVVNGDSTIVNAICDHPGISAVSFVGSTKVAKLVYQRATHHYKRCLALGGAKNHLLVLPDAKADMTAQNVAASMSGCAGQRCMAASAMVAVGDVDHIIQKIIEEARKIVPGQNLGAVISKESKERIEHYITEAEAQGARILLDGRHASVAGKEKGTYVGPTVIDYVKPDMAVATEEIFGPVISIMRTNTLDEALAIENANHYGNAASVFTQNGGLARYVIDKASAGMIGVNVGVPVPREPFSFGGWNESKFGVGDITGKSSIEFWTKLKKSTVKWNPEAGVNWMS, from the coding sequence ATGAAGTACTTACCTGTTCAAAACTATATAAACGGACAGTTTGTGAATGCGTCAACTGACCAAACACTGCCCGTTATTTCTCCACTCGATGGAACTTTATTATCAACGGTTCCCTTGTCAGCGCCAAAAGACCTGGATGCAGCGGTGCGTGCTGCGAAGATCGTGTTCCCGGCCTGGAGCCATACACCTATAAAAGAAAGGGTGCAGGTGCTGTTCCGGTACCGGCACCTGTTGGAAACCCATATAAAAGAACTGGCAGCGTTGGTTAGTGAAGAAAATGGAAAAACTATAGGCGAAGCCATTGCCGAGATCGAGAAATGCATCGAGCTTACCGAGTTTGCCACCTCGTTACCACAACTGGTTACCGGCGAGGTGCTGGAGGTAAGCAAAGGCGTGGAATGCCGCACCGAGCATGTGCCGCTGGGGGTGGTGGCCTCTATTGTACCATTCAATTTTCCCAGCATGGTGCCCAACTGGACAATCCCCAATGCGATTGCGCTGGGTAATTGTATGATCATAAAGCCTTCCGAAAAAGTGCCCTTGAGCGTGGGTAAGCTGGCGCAATTATTAAAAGAGGCAGGTCTGCCGGATGGTGTATTCAATGTAGTGAATGGCGACAGCACCATTGTGAATGCCATTTGCGATCACCCGGGCATTTCAGCCGTATCGTTTGTTGGCAGTACTAAAGTGGCGAAGCTCGTTTATCAACGGGCTACGCATCATTATAAAAGATGCCTGGCATTGGGTGGCGCTAAAAACCACCTGCTGGTGCTGCCTGACGCCAAAGCCGACATGACCGCACAAAACGTTGCGGCCTCCATGAGCGGTTGCGCAGGGCAGCGTTGTATGGCAGCATCGGCCATGGTTGCCGTGGGAGATGTAGATCATATCATTCAAAAAATAATTGAAGAAGCCCGGAAGATAGTGCCTGGTCAGAACCTGGGTGCGGTGATCAGCAAGGAATCAAAAGAAAGAATAGAACATTATATAACCGAAGCGGAAGCGCAGGGCGCCCGCATTTTGCTGGATGGCCGCCATGCATCGGTTGCCGGTAAAGAAAAAGGCACCTACGTGGGTCCTACCGTTATTGATTATGTGAAGCCGGATATGGCCGTGGCTACAGAGGAGATCTTTGGACCGGTGATCAGCATCATGCGCACCAATACGCTCGATGAAGCCCTGGCTATTGAAAACGCCAATCATTATGGGAATGCGGCTTCGGTATTTACTCAAAACGGCGGACTGGCGCGCTACGTTATTGACAAAGCCAGCGCCGGCATGATCGGGGTTAACGTTGGGGTTCCCGTGCCCCGCGAACCTTTCTCTTTCGGTGGCTGGAATGAAAGCAAATTCGGGGTAGGGGATATTACCGGTAAAAGTTCTATTGAGTTCTGGACTAAACTGAAGAAGTCGACGGTGAAATGGAATCCGGAGGCGGGGGTGAATTGGATGAGCTAG
- a CDS encoding aminotransferase class III-fold pyridoxal phosphate-dependent enzyme, with the protein MSNTLNISETQEIIRDNMDYTLFSWSKQKGIAPIAVKYAKGVYLYDYDGKRYLDFSSGLMNVNVGHGNQRITQAVMEQMQQVSYVTPSCVTKVRGELGKKLASVTPPGLTKTLFTVCGATAIDNAIKLARLYTGRHKIIARYRAFHGASYGAMTAGGDPRKLAADAQQAPNFVHVEDPYCYRCPWGKEITSCSRECVSHLERVIEFEGPGNIAAILMEGESGSSGCIKYPPDYLQKVRALCDKHNILLIADEVMSGFGRTGKWFAVDYHGVVPDIIATAKGITAGYLPLGALIVSDTIAEYFNDRVLWLGLTYSAHPVSCAAGLETLKIYEDENLLENAANMGHYIDEQVELLKQKHPSIGDFRNTGLLGCIELVKNRTTKEPMAPFNAKPDEMVVMNKVAAKLKEQGMYTFVRWNYIFIAPPLCITKEEVDEGLAMISEAIKIADEFVN; encoded by the coding sequence ATGTCAAACACTTTAAATATATCAGAAACACAAGAGATCATCCGTGACAACATGGATTACACGCTTTTTTCGTGGAGCAAGCAAAAAGGCATTGCGCCTATTGCGGTGAAATATGCCAAAGGGGTGTATTTGTATGATTACGATGGTAAACGGTACCTGGATTTTTCTTCGGGCCTGATGAATGTGAATGTTGGGCATGGGAATCAGCGGATAACTCAGGCCGTTATGGAACAAATGCAACAGGTAAGTTATGTGACGCCCAGTTGCGTTACCAAAGTGCGGGGCGAGCTGGGGAAAAAGCTGGCGTCGGTAACGCCGCCCGGATTAACGAAAACCCTGTTTACTGTTTGCGGGGCCACTGCAATTGACAATGCCATCAAACTGGCCCGGTTGTATACGGGCAGGCATAAGATCATTGCCCGGTACCGGGCTTTTCATGGGGCTTCCTACGGCGCTATGACAGCCGGCGGCGATCCGCGTAAACTGGCGGCCGACGCACAACAGGCGCCGAATTTTGTGCATGTGGAAGATCCATATTGTTATCGTTGCCCCTGGGGAAAAGAAATTACTTCGTGCAGCCGGGAATGTGTGAGCCACCTGGAAAGAGTGATCGAGTTTGAAGGCCCGGGAAACATTGCTGCCATATTAATGGAAGGGGAAAGCGGTTCATCGGGCTGTATAAAGTATCCACCTGATTATTTACAGAAAGTACGCGCGCTGTGCGATAAACATAACATCCTGCTAATTGCCGATGAAGTAATGAGTGGGTTTGGCCGCACCGGCAAATGGTTTGCAGTGGATTATCATGGCGTAGTGCCTGATATCATTGCCACCGCAAAAGGAATAACAGCAGGCTATCTGCCCCTGGGTGCCCTGATCGTAAGTGATACCATTGCTGAATACTTTAACGACCGGGTATTGTGGCTGGGCCTGACTTATTCGGCTCACCCCGTAAGCTGCGCGGCCGGGTTAGAAACCCTGAAAATATATGAAGACGAAAACCTGTTGGAGAATGCTGCCAACATGGGCCATTATATTGATGAACAGGTTGAGTTGTTAAAACAAAAACATCCCAGCATTGGCGATTTCAGGAATACGGGTTTGCTGGGTTGTATTGAACTGGTTAAGAACCGTACGACGAAAGAGCCCATGGCGCCATTTAACGCCAAACCCGACGAAATGGTCGTCATGAACAAAGTGGCGGCAAAACTGAAAGAACAGGGCATGTACACCTTCGTTCGCTGGAACTATATTTTTATTGCCCCGCCGCTGTGTATTACAAAAGAAGAAGTGGATGAAGGACTGGCCATGATAAGTGAAGCGATCAAAATTGCGGATGAATTTGTAAATTGA
- the preA gene encoding NAD-dependent dihydropyrimidine dehydrogenase subunit PreA encodes MANIAANFLGIKSPNPFWLASAPPTDKKINVLRAFEAGWGGVVWKTLGSQVKNVSSRYSAVNYNGSKVMGFNNIELISDRPLELNLREIKECIKLFPDRAMIVSLMADNTREKWHELIAQVEDTGAHGLELNFGCPHGMTERGMGAVVGQDPEIARLVVEWVMEKATIPVITKLTPNVHSVVPTGKASVEAGSNALSLINTIQSVTGIDLDTFVPNPYVAGKSVFGGYCGPAVKPIALKMLATISQDPVTSKVPISGIGGVSTWKDAVEFMLLGATTVQVCTAAMKHGFRIVEDMCEGLNNWMDEKGFNAINDFIGKSVPHLTQWEELDINYHIVANIDQNKCIHCGLCYIACEDGSHQSINLQYGKPYNTYTIKEDECVGCNLCKLICPVDDCITMVEQRKGDEYINWKEFQDRGMPLNDH; translated from the coding sequence ATGGCCAATATAGCAGCTAACTTTCTCGGAATAAAGTCTCCTAATCCTTTTTGGTTAGCGAGTGCGCCGCCTACTGATAAAAAAATAAATGTGCTGCGGGCGTTTGAAGCGGGCTGGGGTGGAGTGGTTTGGAAAACGCTGGGCAGCCAGGTGAAGAATGTGTCGAGCCGTTATTCTGCCGTAAACTATAATGGCAGTAAGGTAATGGGGTTTAATAATATTGAACTGATCAGCGATCGTCCACTGGAACTCAACCTGCGTGAGATAAAAGAATGCATAAAGCTATTCCCCGACAGGGCAATGATCGTTTCGCTGATGGCCGATAACACCCGCGAGAAATGGCATGAACTGATTGCCCAGGTAGAAGATACGGGCGCGCATGGACTGGAATTGAATTTTGGTTGTCCGCATGGGATGACGGAACGCGGCATGGGCGCCGTAGTGGGCCAGGACCCGGAGATTGCGCGACTGGTAGTGGAATGGGTGATGGAGAAAGCAACCATTCCCGTAATCACCAAGTTGACACCCAACGTACATTCGGTGGTACCAACCGGTAAGGCTTCCGTTGAAGCCGGATCGAATGCGCTGTCATTAATAAATACCATTCAATCGGTAACGGGTATAGACCTGGATACTTTTGTGCCCAATCCATATGTGGCGGGTAAATCCGTTTTTGGCGGCTATTGCGGTCCGGCGGTAAAACCCATTGCGCTCAAAATGCTGGCTACTATTAGTCAGGACCCCGTAACTTCTAAAGTGCCCATCTCAGGCATAGGTGGCGTAAGCACCTGGAAAGATGCGGTTGAGTTTATGTTATTAGGCGCTACCACAGTACAGGTGTGTACAGCCGCCATGAAGCACGGCTTTCGCATTGTTGAAGATATGTGTGAAGGACTCAATAACTGGATGGATGAAAAGGGCTTCAACGCTATTAATGACTTTATTGGTAAGTCAGTACCACATCTTACGCAATGGGAAGAGCTGGATATTAATTATCACATCGTAGCCAACATAGATCAGAATAAATGCATCCACTGCGGGCTATGTTATATTGCCTGTGAAGACGGCTCGCATCAGTCGATCAACCTGCAATATGGAAAACCATATAATACCTATACTATAAAAGAAGACGAATGTGTAGGTTGTAATTTATGTAAGTTGATCTGCCCGGTTGACGATTGCATCACCATGGTTGAACAAAGAAAGGGTGATGAATACATAAACTGGAAAGAATTTCAGGACCGTGGAATGCCGCTAAACGATCATTGA
- the hydA gene encoding dihydropyrimidinase, with amino-acid sequence MSLLIKNGRIITADADFIADIFVVDETIQTIGRNLGIKADTEIDATGKLVFPGGIDPHVHLDMPFMGTFSSDNYETGTRAALFGGTTMVIDFILQKQGNSLQAALDEWRSRSDNNCVGDYSFHMAVTDFNDNTRTEIQKMIEREGIVSFKTFMAYKGALMIDDRQMIGLMEEVKKYGGLINVHATNGDMIDYLVAKHRAEKKLAPLYHYLSQPEITEAEASERFVDMTYYTGCPGYIVHLTCEGALNAVRNATRRNQKVFVETCIQYLLLDASLYENDFEGARWVMSPPLRQPKDRDTLWAGINQGLVQVVATDHCPFKWEQKLMGKDDFSKIPNGHPAIENRMELLYSEGVHKGKITLNKYVEVACTNPAKIFGMFPRKGTLAPGSDADIVIFDPNETHEISASTHHMNVDYSAYEGWPVTGKVKTVILRGKVAIDNETCLVEKGYGKFIRRNKVEQKI; translated from the coding sequence ATGTCGCTATTGATTAAAAACGGACGGATCATTACTGCAGACGCGGATTTTATTGCCGATATTTTTGTGGTGGATGAAACCATTCAAACCATTGGCAGAAACCTGGGGATAAAGGCAGATACGGAAATAGACGCGACCGGAAAACTGGTTTTCCCGGGTGGCATCGATCCCCATGTACATTTGGATATGCCTTTTATGGGCACCTTCAGCAGCGATAATTATGAAACCGGTACGCGGGCGGCGTTGTTCGGCGGTACCACTATGGTGATTGACTTTATTCTGCAAAAACAGGGTAACTCCCTGCAGGCCGCATTAGACGAATGGCGCTCGCGTTCTGATAATAATTGTGTGGGTGATTACAGTTTCCATATGGCGGTGACCGATTTCAATGATAACACGCGCACCGAAATTCAAAAGATGATAGAGCGGGAAGGCATTGTTTCCTTCAAAACCTTTATGGCTTATAAGGGTGCCCTGATGATTGACGATCGCCAAATGATCGGATTGATGGAAGAGGTAAAGAAATATGGCGGATTGATAAATGTACACGCCACTAATGGCGATATGATCGATTACCTGGTGGCCAAACACCGCGCAGAAAAGAAATTAGCGCCTTTGTATCATTACTTATCACAGCCGGAGATAACCGAAGCAGAAGCATCGGAACGGTTTGTTGATATGACGTATTATACCGGCTGCCCCGGTTACATTGTTCACCTTACCTGCGAAGGTGCGTTGAATGCGGTGCGCAACGCTACCCGGCGTAATCAGAAAGTATTTGTAGAAACCTGTATCCAGTATCTGTTGCTGGATGCTTCTTTATATGAAAATGATTTTGAAGGCGCCAGGTGGGTGATGAGTCCGCCATTGCGCCAACCAAAGGATCGGGATACTTTATGGGCCGGCATCAACCAGGGGTTGGTGCAGGTGGTGGCTACGGACCATTGTCCGTTTAAGTGGGAACAAAAGCTGATGGGTAAAGATGATTTTTCAAAGATCCCCAATGGGCATCCCGCCATCGAGAACCGCATGGAATTGCTATACAGTGAAGGTGTACATAAAGGAAAGATCACCCTGAATAAATATGTGGAAGTAGCCTGTACCAATCCGGCGAAGATCTTTGGCATGTTCCCGCGGAAGGGAACGCTGGCGCCTGGCAGCGATGCCGACATCGTGATCTTTGATCCCAATGAAACGCATGAAATTTCTGCAAGCACCCATCATATGAACGTTGATTATTCTGCGTATGAAGGCTGGCCAGTTACTGGTAAAGTAAAGACGGTGATCTTACGGGGAAAGGTGGCGATTGATAATGAGACGTGTCTTGTAGAGAAAGGGTATGGGAAGTTTATCAGGAGGAATAAGGTGGAACAGAAGATATAG
- a CDS encoding DUF4255 domain-containing protein has product MINESLQFIADELNKYLVLKMGPANEPPRLILGNVSRLFDGEVAATGLVNRVIMSLVNVEEDRVAKQQENFVRTDVSTRYKNPQLYLNLYILFSSNRTGYPDALQHLSYILQFFQFQHVFTTITHPDLDPRIQKLIVDLCTLNFEQVNHLWSTLGGKYIPSVLYKVRQITIDEDLTLSESGFIKEVQINDKVIQPVTA; this is encoded by the coding sequence ATGATCAATGAGTCATTGCAGTTCATAGCCGATGAACTCAATAAATACCTTGTGTTAAAAATGGGCCCTGCAAACGAGCCACCCCGGCTTATCTTGGGAAATGTATCGAGGTTGTTTGATGGTGAAGTAGCCGCTACTGGTCTTGTTAACAGAGTTATTATGTCGTTGGTAAACGTAGAGGAAGATCGCGTTGCCAAACAGCAGGAAAACTTTGTAAGGACCGATGTATCTACCAGGTATAAGAACCCCCAATTGTATTTGAACCTGTATATCCTGTTTTCATCAAACAGAACAGGGTATCCCGATGCGTTGCAGCATTTGAGCTATATTCTGCAATTCTTCCAGTTTCAGCATGTGTTTACAACTATAACACATCCTGACCTGGACCCGCGGATACAAAAGCTTATTGTAGACTTATGCACGCTGAATTTTGAACAGGTGAATCACCTGTGGAGCACGTTAGGCGGAAAATATATTCCTTCGGTTTTATATAAAGTACGGCAGATAACCATCGATGAAGACCTTACACTTAGTGAGAGCGGGTTTATTAAAGAAGTGCAGATAAATGATAAAGTAATACAACCTGTGACCGCATGA
- a CDS encoding NCS1 family nucleobase:cation symporter-1, producing MKNESLYSEDLAPVPVTNRKWNTWNYAALWISMSLCIPTYMLASSLIGGGMNWWQAILTIFLGNTIVLVPMILNGHAGAKYGIPFPVFARASFGVRGANIPAILRAIVACGWFGIQTWIGGAAIYQMIRVWNPTMPEIDATSLFPQAIPFICFLGFWALNMFIVYLGVESIRRLLVFKAIFLPVAALALLFWAINASHGLGPILQQPSKFTTSSDFFHFFFPALTGMVGFWATLSLNIPDFTRYAKSQRAQIKGQAIGLPPSMTLFAFIGVVVTSATTIIYGNTIWDPVALAGKFENKLLVTVAMLAVAISTLATNIAANIVSPANDFANLAPSKINFRKGGYITGVLGILIFPWKLIADPSGYIFTWLIAYSSLLGPVGGIMIADYYFIRKQQLVAGDLYKVNGQYTFSNGFNYRAIIALLLGIVPNIPGFLTTIKVIAPDSVPEWISHLYNYAWFVGFFISGLAYLFMMRNYKPLVSDSITAKEETFHVAID from the coding sequence ATGAAAAATGAATCACTATATAGTGAAGACCTTGCTCCCGTTCCGGTAACCAATCGTAAATGGAATACCTGGAACTACGCCGCCTTGTGGATCAGCATGAGCCTGTGTATTCCAACTTATATGCTGGCCAGCTCATTGATAGGCGGGGGTATGAACTGGTGGCAGGCCATCCTCACTATTTTCCTGGGAAATACCATTGTACTGGTGCCTATGATCCTTAACGGACATGCCGGTGCAAAGTATGGGATTCCCTTTCCTGTTTTTGCCCGCGCCAGTTTTGGCGTTCGGGGCGCTAATATTCCCGCCATCTTACGGGCCATTGTGGCCTGTGGCTGGTTTGGCATTCAAACCTGGATTGGCGGCGCCGCTATTTATCAGATGATCCGGGTATGGAACCCGACAATGCCTGAGATTGACGCTACTTCTTTGTTTCCGCAGGCCATTCCCTTTATTTGCTTTTTAGGTTTCTGGGCGCTCAATATGTTTATTGTATACCTGGGAGTTGAAAGCATCAGAAGACTGCTGGTGTTCAAAGCCATCTTTCTGCCTGTGGCGGCGTTGGCATTATTGTTCTGGGCCATCAATGCTTCTCATGGTTTAGGACCTATTTTGCAACAGCCATCAAAATTTACTACCAGTTCGGACTTCTTTCATTTTTTCTTCCCGGCACTAACGGGTATGGTTGGGTTCTGGGCAACCCTGTCGCTCAATATCCCTGATTTTACCCGGTATGCCAAAAGCCAGCGGGCGCAAATAAAAGGACAGGCTATTGGCCTGCCGCCGTCCATGACGTTATTTGCCTTTATTGGCGTAGTGGTTACTTCTGCTACGACTATAATATATGGCAATACCATTTGGGACCCGGTTGCATTAGCAGGGAAATTTGAGAACAAGCTTTTGGTGACGGTAGCCATGCTGGCAGTGGCCATTTCAACCCTGGCAACGAACATTGCTGCAAATATTGTTAGTCCGGCCAATGACTTCGCCAACCTGGCGCCTTCAAAAATAAACTTTCGTAAAGGCGGTTATATCACCGGGGTACTGGGCATTCTCATCTTTCCGTGGAAACTGATCGCCGATCCCTCCGGTTATATTTTTACCTGGCTCATTGCTTACTCCAGTTTATTGGGGCCGGTGGGTGGTATAATGATCGCAGATTATTATTTTATTCGGAAACAACAACTGGTTGCCGGCGATCTGTATAAAGTAAACGGACAATACACCTTCAGCAACGGATTTAATTACCGGGCTATTATTGCCCTGTTGCTGGGCATTGTTCCAAACATTCCCGGTTTCCTGACAACCATAAAAGTAATAGCACCAGACAGTGTGCCTGAATGGATCTCGCATTTGTATAATTATGCCTGGTTTGTTGGGTTCTTTATTTCCGGGCTTGCCTATTTGTTCATGATGCGCAATTATAAACCCCTGGTATCAGATTCTATCACTGCAAAAGAAGAAACATTCCATGTCGCTATTGATTAA
- a CDS encoding NAD(P)-dependent oxidoreductase, translating into MPIKSNRLTAEEYEQNFSDIHPPFDSRESALVEANRCLFCYDAPCTKSCPTEINIPKFIKQISTDNVKGSAHTIFVSNIMGAGCSRVCPVEKLCEGSCVYNLMEETPIPIARLQRYATEQALEKKWKLFDRKPSTGKKVAVVGAGPAGLSCAHVLSREGVDVTIYEKESKGGGLMTYGIAAYKVTPEFCEEEVKYITSVGGINLKYDHELGKDITLTQLQKDYDAVYLGFGVGLARQLNIPGEELEGVVDAIRFIYDLRSGSYDNIPVGDKVVVIGMGMTAIDAATQAKRLGAKEVTLAYRRTQEEMPCTETELNIAKLDGCRIIWLAAPAMIKGENGKVTQLVCNLMQLGEPDASGRRSPVESGEQFILEADMVIKAAGQIPFEDLVSSSQLQHANGKITAQKNGSTNIRGVFAGGDCVNGGKEVVDAVQAGKIGAKAILEYMNVL; encoded by the coding sequence ATGCCAATAAAAAGCAACCGGTTAACGGCTGAGGAGTACGAACAAAACTTCAGCGATATTCATCCGCCATTCGATAGCAGGGAATCGGCGCTGGTGGAGGCCAATCGTTGTTTGTTTTGTTATGATGCGCCCTGTACCAAGAGTTGTCCTACCGAGATCAATATTCCCAAGTTCATCAAACAGATCTCTACAGATAATGTAAAAGGTTCTGCCCATACCATTTTTGTGTCCAATATTATGGGGGCAGGTTGTTCACGCGTTTGCCCGGTTGAGAAATTGTGTGAAGGTTCCTGTGTGTATAACTTAATGGAAGAGACACCCATTCCCATTGCGCGGTTACAACGGTATGCAACCGAACAGGCATTGGAAAAGAAATGGAAACTGTTTGACCGGAAGCCATCTACCGGGAAGAAAGTAGCTGTTGTGGGTGCGGGGCCTGCGGGATTGAGTTGTGCACATGTGCTAAGCAGGGAGGGTGTTGATGTAACTATTTATGAAAAGGAAAGCAAGGGTGGCGGATTAATGACCTATGGGATTGCCGCCTATAAGGTAACACCAGAGTTTTGCGAAGAAGAAGTGAAGTATATCACGTCGGTTGGTGGCATTAATTTAAAATACGACCACGAACTGGGTAAGGACATTACGCTGACCCAACTACAAAAAGATTATGATGCCGTGTATCTTGGTTTCGGTGTTGGCCTTGCCCGGCAATTAAACATTCCCGGTGAAGAACTGGAAGGCGTGGTAGATGCCATCCGGTTTATTTATGATCTCAGATCCGGTTCATACGACAACATTCCGGTAGGCGATAAAGTAGTGGTGATCGGGATGGGTATGACGGCGATCGATGCAGCTACGCAGGCAAAACGGTTAGGCGCCAAAGAAGTGACGCTGGCCTATCGCCGCACACAGGAAGAAATGCCCTGTACCGAAACTGAACTGAATATTGCCAAACTGGATGGCTGCAGGATCATCTGGCTGGCAGCGCCTGCTATGATTAAAGGCGAGAACGGAAAAGTAACCCAACTGGTATGTAACCTTATGCAATTAGGTGAACCCGATGCCAGTGGCCGCCGTTCGCCTGTTGAATCGGGTGAACAGTTTATACTGGAAGCAGATATGGTTATTAAAGCAGCCGGGCAGATCCCGTTTGAAGATTTGGTTAGCAGCAGTCAACTGCAACATGCAAACGGAAAGATAACGGCGCAAAAGAACGGTTCTACCAATATCCGCGGCGTATTTGCGGGCGGAGATTGTGTGAACGGAGGGAAAGAAGTAGTTGATGCGGTGCAGGCTGGTAAAATAGGAGCTAAAGCTATTCTTGAATATATGAATGTATTATAA
- a CDS encoding Lrp/AsnC family transcriptional regulator, with protein MEKNGFPLDDLDFAILSFLQKDGRMSFTVIAEKLNVSIGTVRTRVNKLIEEGTINIIGRVNPDKVGFRAYAHIAVFVRPATFKEKVAQKISKLPEVSFLALTSGDYDLEVDVMCRDNDHLVQFINEISKFEGVFQTKTTLYFKVYKYAQPDLNLLK; from the coding sequence ATGGAGAAAAACGGTTTCCCACTCGATGACCTGGATTTTGCAATTCTGTCGTTTTTACAAAAAGACGGCCGGATGTCATTTACCGTTATTGCCGAAAAACTGAATGTATCGATCGGCACAGTTCGCACCCGCGTGAATAAATTAATTGAAGAAGGCACCATCAATATTATTGGCCGGGTAAACCCCGACAAGGTTGGCTTCCGGGCTTATGCCCATATTGCGGTTTTTGTGCGGCCTGCCACGTTCAAAGAAAAGGTGGCGCAGAAAATCTCCAAATTACCAGAGGTAAGCTTCCTGGCCCTCACCTCCGGCGATTACGACCTGGAAGTAGATGTCATGTGCCGCGACAACGATCACCTGGTGCAGTTTATCAATGAAATCTCAAAGTTTGAAGGAGTATTTCAAACCAAAACAACCCTCTATTTTAAAGTTTATAAATACGCTCAGCCAGATCTGAACTTACTGAAGTAA